The sequence CGGGCCGAGATGCCCCCGCCGGAGCAGATCCGGCTCTGGCTGTACGGCGTGGCCCGCCGCGTCCTGGCCAACCACCACCGCGGCGGGGACCGGCGCCGGCGCCTCGGCGAGAAGCTGCGCCGGAGGCTGACCTCGTGGTCACCCGACCCGGCCGTCGAGGTCCCGGAACGCCTCGCCGTCCGCGACGCCCTCGCCCGGCTCGGCGACCTCGACCGGGAGGTGCTCACCCTGACCGTGTGGGAGGGGCTGCGCCCGGGCGAGATCGCCCAGGTGCTCGGGGTGCGGCCGGCCACCGTGCGGGCCCGGCTGGCCCGGGCCCGTGCCCGGCTGCGCGAGCTCGTCGGTGACGATCCGCGACCACCCGGACATGTGTGGGATGTCCTGATCGCACCGACCCCGGAGGAGGGCCGATGACCGACGACCTGGAGCGGATGATCCGCGACGCCGATCCGTACCGGGCCGGCCTGTCCGAGCACCTGCGCGGGGCCGAGCACGAGCTCCTGGAGGAGATCATGTCCACCCCGACCCCCGCCCCCGCGCGCCGCACGCGCCGTCTGGTGGCGCCGCTGACCGCCGCCGCGACGGTCACCGGCGTGCTCGCCGTGTCGATCGCGCTCGCCGACCGCTCGCCACGCCGCGACGCCGCTGCCCCGGCGGCGCCGGTCCCGGCGTCCGTGCCCGCCGGCGCGCCGTCGGCCGGCGACGCGGCGATGTCGCTCAAGGCGGCCGAGGAGAACCCGCGGCTGCTGATCGGCGAGCCGGGCTGGACGGCGGTCAGCGTGTCCGGTTTCGCCACCGAGAGCGGTGACATCTTCTTCGCCAAGGGCGAGCGCACCCTGAACATGACGTGGTACCCGGAGCGGTACTACGGCGAGTACTACGCCGACCGCCTGCACGTCAGCAGACCGGAGCTGGCCCGGGCCGGGGACTGGCCGGGCACCGTCTTCACCTACCGCGCCGACGACTTCGCGATGCTGCTGCGTCCCCGCGACGGCGTCTTCGCCGAGCTGCGCACCAGCGGCCCGTGGACCCGCGAGCAGTTCGACGCGCTCCTGAAGAAGATCAAGCGGGTCGACGCCCGCACCTGGCTGGCCGCCCTGCCCCCCGAGGTCGTCACGCCGGAGCGGGCCGCCGGGGCGGCCACCGAGATCCTGGCCGACGTGCCGCTGCCACCCGGCTTCGACAGTGGCTCGCTGACCGGCCTCGGCGCCAACGACCGGTACCAGTTCGGCGCCCAGGTGATCGCCCGGGTCGGCTGCGGCTGGATCGCCGAGTGGGAGCGCGCGGACCGCGCCGGGGACGCCGCCGCGCGCGACCGCGCCGCGGACGCCATGCGCGGCAGCCGGCAGTGGCAGATCCTGCGGTGGATGACCGGCGAGGGCGACTGGGCCGAGGGTTTCTGGCAGATCGCCGACGACGTCGCCGCCGGCCGCCGCGTCCCCGGCTACCGCGAGGCGCTCGGCTGCGACTGATCCCGGGCGGCACGGCGCCGGCCCGCACCGATCGGAAACCGAACCGCTCCGGAAACACCCTGCGGGAACCGGTCGCGCCGCCGACCGTGCGGGTGTGGAAATCACCGGGTACCTCTCCGCCTGTTTCGTCCGCCACCCGAACGGCGCGCTGAGCGCCGAGGCCGGTCCCGGCCGCGCGCCGGGCGCGCGGCCGGCCCCCGACGTGCGCCAACCGACCGGCGCGCGCGAGCGGGCCGCCGTCCGGGAACTCGTGTACGGGGGCACCGATGCGTCCTGACCTGACGAAAGCCGTACGCGACGGCTCGTCTTCGCCCGCCGGCCACCGAACGGAGATCCGGGGAAAGCGGACGCGGTACTTCGCCGTCACGGCGCTGGTGCTGGCCACGGCCACCGGGTGCGGCGCCACCGATGAGACCGCGGTCAGCCAGCCGGACCGCGGCACGATCGGGATCGCGATGCCGACCACCGAGTCGGTCCGCTGGGTCGGCGACGGCGAGAGCATCGTCCGCCAGTTCCAGCTGCTCGGTTACAAGACCGACCTGCGGTACGCCGAGGACGACATCGACAAGCAGGTCGACCAGATCAGCGACATGATCGAGAACGGTGACAAGGCCCTGGTCATCGGCGCGATCGACGGCACCGCGCTCAAGAGCGTGCTGGCCAGGGCGGCGGACGCGGAGATCCCGGTGATCTCCTACGACCGGCTGATCCGGGACACCCCGAACATCACGTACTACGCCACCTTCGACAACTTCAAGGTCGGCGTGCTGCAGGCCGGCGCGATCGTCAAGGCGCTCAAGCTGACCGGCACCAAGGACTCGTACAACATCGAGCTGTTCGCCGGGTCGGCCGACGACAACAACGCCACGTTCTTCTTCAACGGCGCGATGAGCGTGCTGCAGCCGTACCTGCGCTCGGGCCGGTTGCGGGTGGCCAGCGGCGAGACCGCGTTCGCGAAGGTCGCCACCCAGCGCTGGGACGGCGCGGTGGCGAAGAAGCGGATGCAGCGCCTGCTCGCCGGCCCGCTGCAGGGTGAGCGGGTGGACGCGGTGCTCGCCCCGAACGACGGGCTCAGCCGCAGCATCCTCGAAGCGTTCGAGGAGGACGGGTACGGCCGGGCCGGCCGGAAACTGCCGGTGATCACCGGCCAGGACGCGGAACTGGAGTCGGCCAAGCTGATCGCCGCCGGCAAGCAGACCCAGACCGTCTACAAGGACACCCGGGAGCTCGCGAAGGTGGCGGTCCAGATGACCAACTCGCTGCTGCTCGGCGGCGTGCCCGAGGTCAACGACGAGAAACAGTACGACAACGGCGTCAAGGTGGTGCCGACGTTCCTGCTGCAGCCGGTGAACGTGGACCGCTCCAACTATCAGCGAGTGCTGGTCCAGGGCGGGTACTACACCGCCGGCCAGCTGGCGGGGTGAGGACCATGATCCAGCGCTTTCTCGACCTGTCGGTCCGTATCAAGCTGACCGTGCTGGTCGCCGCGAGCCTCGTGGCCCTGGCGGTCTGCCTCGGGGTGACCGTGGTCAACGACCGTACCGCTGAGAACACCGCCCGGGACCTGGCGAACCTGAACTCCGCCAGCTCCCTGGTGCTGCAGCTGGACCGGGAGGCCAGCGAGCTGCGCGCCAACGGCATCCAGTCGGTCGTGCGCACCGACCCGGCGAAGCAGGCCGACCTGCTGCGGGAGCGGATCGACACGACCGAGGACCTGCTCACCCGCCTGGACGCGATCGCGCTGCCCAGCGGGCTGGACGCCGCGGTCAACCGGATCAAGGACGTCACCGCCGACTACACCGTCACGCTTCAGCGCTTCGTCGACTCGGCGGCCGCCGACCAGGCCGGCGCCCGGCTGGCCTGGGAGCAGGTCGGCGTCGACAACTACCTGATCAGCGCGGTGCTGGCGAACGAGCGGGCGCTGTTCCTGGACACCGTCGCCCAGGCCAACAAGGCGTCCGCGGACCGTCAGGCCTCCGCCGAGCGCATCCTGTGGCTGGCCGCGGCCATCGCGTCCATCGCGGTGATCGTGCTCGCCCGCATGATCGTCCAGTCGATCACCCGGCCGCTGCAGCGGGTCCGCGGGGCGCTGCAGGCGATGGCCGCCGGCGACCTGACCGTCGCGGCCGACGTGCGCGGCCACGACGAGGTCGGCCAGATGGCCCGCGCCCTCGACGAGGCGCAGGCCAACACCCGCCGGGTGGTGTCCTCGGTGGCCGGCTCGGCGCAGGCGGTCGCCGCGGCGGCCGAGGAGCTGGCGGCCACCGCCGGCACCATGTCGCAGTCCGCCGTGCAGGCCGCCACCCAGGCGCAGACCGTGTCCCAGGCGGCTGCCGGTGTCAACGACAACGTGTCCAGCGTCGCGCAGGGCACCGACCAGATGGGTGACTCGATCCGCGACATCGCGCACAACGCCACCGAGGCGGCCCGGGTGGCCGAGCAGGCGGTGGCGGTCGCCGACGCGACCACCGCCCAGGTCGGCAAGCTCGGCGAGTCGTCCAAGGAGATCGCTGACGTGATCAAGGTGATCACCAGCATCGCCGAGCAGACCAACCTGCTGGCCCTGAACGCCACCATCGAGGCGGCCCGGGCCGGCGAGTCCGGCAAGGGCTTCGCGGTGGTCGCCGGCGAGGTCAAGGAGCTGGCCCAGGAGACCGCCCGGGCCACCGAGGACATCTCCCGCCGCGTGCAGGCCATCCAGGCCGACACCGCGGGCGCCGTCACCGCGATCGGCGAGATCACCACGGTGATCGCGCACATCAACGACTACCAGGCCACGATCGCCGCCGCGGTCGCCGAGCAGACCGCCACGACCGAGCGGATGAGCCGCAACGTCGCCATGGCGGCCTCCGGGGCCGGGGACATCGCCGCCAACATCACCGGGCTGGCCACCGCGACCCAGGTCAGCACGGAGGGCATCGCCCAGTCCCAGCAGGCGGTCACCGAGCTCAGCACGATGGCCCACAACCTGCAGAACCTGGTCAGCCACTTCCGCTACTGAACACCCGAAAGGCGGGGGACGCGAGCGCTCGTCGCTCGTGTCCCCGCTTTCGTGAGCGCGGTCAGGAGCGGGCCAGCGCCAGAAGACGCTGACCCCACCAGACCGCGACGGCGATGCCCACGCCCGCGCCGAAGACGCCGATCGTGCGGGGGTCGGCGATGAAGCCGCCGAACACGCCCAGCACCAGCGCCGCGATGCCGCGCAGCACCGTGATGCGAAACAGCAGCAGGGCCACGCCGGCGCCGACCAGGGCGCCGCCGAGACGGCACGCGGCCTCGCCCCAGGCCTGCGTGCCCGCCGGGAAGCCGGCCCGCACGGTGACCGCGAACAGCACGCTGCCCACGCTCAGGATCAGCGTCGCGACCGGCGGGAACTCCAGGTTCACCGCGGGGCTCAGCCGCCTGCGGATCAGCACCGCCACGGCGGCGGCCAGCAGCGCGGCGGGCAGCACCGGCAGCAGCGACCACTGCAGCGGCTCGCCGAACGGCACCACCAGGTACAACCCGGCGGCCACGGCGTACAGCGCGGCCACGGTCACCCCGAAGGCGTCGCCGGTCAGCAGCCCCGCCGACACCTGCGCGGCGGCGTCCCAGCCGCCGCGCTGCCCGGCGTCGCGGGCCAGCGCCGCCCCGATCCACGGCGCGGCGGCCAGGCACAGCACCAGCGCGAGCACCCCGGCGATGGCCAGTTCGCCCCAGCTGGAAGCGGTCGCGCCGCGCGTGGTGAAGACGAAGTGGCCGGCCAGCACGATCGAGGCCAGGCCGGGCACGATCAGCCCCAGCGTCCGCAGCGCGGTGAGCCGGGGCACCTCCGGCGCCGGTTCGGTGTCGGGCGCCGCCGGGCCCTCGGCCTCGGCGACGCCGAGCACCACGGCCGCGCCGGGCATCTGCGCGACCCGCGCGGGCCGGCCCAGGTGCCGTTCCAGAGCGCGGGGCACGGCCGGCATCGCGGCCGCGGCGCCGACCACCCGGACCGCGTCCAGGTCGGCGGCGACCAGGCCGGCCGCCTGCAGGGCGTCCGAGGCCAGCGCGGTCACCCGGCGCAGGACCGGCTCGGCGGCGCGTTCCACCAGGGTGGCGCTGAGCACCACGGCGACGCCCGGCGCGGGCAGCGGCACGGTCACGGCCGGCTGCACCGAGACCGCCTCCTTCCCGGTACGCAGTACCGCCGCCGTCTCCGGCGACGCCGACCGCAGCACCTCGCCGGCCCCGGACGTGGGCGGGTCCGCGAACCGCGCGCCGGCGGCCGGGCTGTCCAGGAGCATGGCGACGAGGCGCTCGTCGACGGCGTGCCCGCCCGCGTCGGCGCCGGTCGCCGTGGCGAGCACCTCGGCGCCGTCCGGGCCGCAGCGCAGCACGCTCACCTCGGTGGTCGCGCCGACGTCGCAGACCAGCACGAGCCGGTCGGCAACGGTCGTACCGGAGAAGGGCGATCCGGCCGGTAGCGGGGCCGAGGTGGCGCGCAGGGCCGCGACCGGCGCCTCGACCAGGCGCGGCCGGCCGAGGCCGGCGTGCCGCGCGGCCCGGCGCAGCCAGGCGCGCCGGGCCGGATCCCAGCCGGCCGGCACGCTCATCCGGATGTCGGCCGGCAGCATCCCGGCGATCCGGATCGCCTCGTCCGCGATGCGGCGCAGGGTCGCGGCGACCAGGTCGGCGACCTCCACGGTACGGCCGTTGACCCGGATCGTGCCGGTTCCCGCGCCGAGCGGCGCCGCGACGAACCCGGCCGGATCGTCGGCGGCCAGCCGCCACGCCCGGGCGCCGGCGGTGATCGCGCCGTCGGCGCCGACATGCACGGCGCTGGACGGCTCCGGCGTCCCGTCGAGGCTGAGCGCGTGCCACCGGCGGTCCGGCCAGGCCAGCACCGCGCGGGCGCACGCGGTCCCGTAGTCGATCGCGAGACGCGGCGCGACGTTCTGCATGACGCCCAGTGAAACAGATGATCACCGATGCGTCAGCCCGCCGCGCGCGACCGCCGCCGCGGTGCGCGGTCTAGTACTTGAGGTACCGGCGGGTCAGTTCGGCGACCTTCTCGACCAGGGCGATGCCGCTCTCCATCGACGCGTTGTTGTGCGAGAGCACGGCCACCGACACGTCGATCTCGTCGTCGTCGGAGGTGATCCGGCCGATCGTGTTGACCGCCCAGAGCCCGCCGTCGGCCGAGCGCGTGTCCCAGCCGTTCTTGACCGTGCAGGTCTCGCCGGGCGCGGCGACCGCCGGCACGCCCCAGTCCTGCGTCTCGTCGACGGTGTTCATCAGTGTGAACGCGGTCTTGCGGGAGCCGGCGTCCAACGGCCCCTTGGGGTCGACGAGCTCGGACAGCAGCGTGATCTGGTCGGCGGCCGTGGTCCGGGTCAGGCCCCAGGAGCTGTTCACCACGGTGTCGGTGAGTCCGAGCCGCTTGTTGCACCTGCCGACCGCGGTGCGCCCGCCGAGCCGCTGGAATAGCGCCGTGGTGGCGTTGTTGTCGCTGAGCCGGATCATCGGCTTGGCCAGCGCCATCTCGGCGGAGCTCGGCTCGCGGCCGGCGTCCTGGTCCTTGAGCAGCATGCAGGCCAGGATCTGGGTCTTGACGATGCTGGCGGTGTCGTAGTGCTCGTCGCCGCGGAAGGCGTACGTCTGACCGGTCCTGGCGTCGCGCACCGCGACCGAGAATTCCGGCGAGGTCGCCGCGAGCCGCTTCAGCGCGGCGTCGAGCTGCTTCGCCCGCTTGGCGCGCTGGGCCTCGGCCAGTTCCTCGGGGCTGGGGCCGGTCGGCGACGGCGACGCGGCCGGCCCGCCGATGCTCAGGGAGCCCGGAAGCACACTCCCGCCACCGGCGCCGCCGTTCCCGTCGAGGCCCAGGTAGATCAGGCCACCACCGCCGAGAACCACGGCCGCCGCCACAGCCATAATCGCCACCCGGTAACGCCGCACCCGTGCATACTGCCGTGCCACCGGCACGTTCACAACTCGCCCTACCGTGGGCACCTGCCCCGCCACCTGCAGTGATTGCCGTGCGGGGCGCTACCGGCGGGGTTCGGCTCCGATTAGGATCCCGGCGTGACCATCGACAGGCTCGACACCGGGGTGCCGCACCCGGCCCGGCGGTACAACTACTGGCTGGGCGGCAAGGACAACTTCGCGGCCGACCGGGAGTCGGGTGACCTGCTCGCCCGGTCGTACCCCGCGGCGCGGATCGCGGCCCGGGCCAACCGCGCCTTCCTGCGGCGTGCGGTGGGTTTCCTGGCCGGCGAGGCGGGCATCCGGCAGTTCCTGGACATCGGCACCGGCCTGCCCACCGCGGACAACACCCACGAGGTGGCGCAGCGGATCGCGCCGGAGAGCCGGATCGTCTACGTCGACAACGACCCGATGGTGATGGCGCACGCCCGCGCGCTGCTGACCAGCACCCCGCAGGGCCGGACCCGGTATCTCGAGGAGGACCTGCGCGAGCCGGAGAGCATCCTGCGCTCCCTGGAGATCCTCGACCTGTCGCAGCCGGTGGCGCTGATCCTGGTCGCGGTGGTGCACTTCCTGCCCGAGCAGGCGCGCGCCCGGGAGATCGTCCGGACGCTGGTCGACGCGCTGCCGTCCGGCAGTTACCTGACCATGTCGATGGCGACCACCGACTTTCTGACCCCGGAGCTCACGGCGAACTGGGACGAGTCGCTGCGGACCGGGCGCTCCGACGTGTACCCGCGCACCCGCGCCGAGTTCGACGAGTTCTTCGCCGGTCTGGAGCTGGTCGACCCGGGCGTGGTGGCGGTCAGCGAGTGGCGGCCCGACCCGGCCGCCGAGGAGCGTCCCACGCCGGTGGAGGCCTCGCTGTTCGGGGCGGTGGCCCGCAAGGCGTGACCCGGGCCGCGTCGCGGCGGTCGTCGACGGCCTCGTGCGTGGCCGGCTTGCGGAGCGGCCGCGCCGCTTCGGCGTACCCGCCGCGGACTGTGGAACGCGCTCGGCGGCAACCCGCCGGAGCCGCGCGGCCAGGGACGCCCACCTCGCGGTGAGCGCCCCTGCCGGTGGCGGCCGCGGCTACCTGCAGGCGATGTCGCTCCGGGTCACTTTGCCGCTGCTGTCGGTTCCAGCCCTCGCCGAGGCACTTCGGTTCGCTGCCCTCGGCGACGCCCTGATACCTGCCGCAGACCACCACGCCGGAGCTGGTGCTGACGGTGACCCGGGTGATGGTGGCGGTGTCGCCTTCGTTGCTGTTGATGCCGGCGACCATGTCGATGTCGTTCAGGACTGGTCGTGGCATCGGTGCCTCGCCTTCATCGCGGGGAACGGTCGCACTTCGGAAGAGGGGCGCGACGCGCGGGCGGGGCGCACGGACACGCGCCGGCAAGGGTGGCGGCGTTGCCCCGCCGCCCTCGTCGCGATACGTTCTTCGCATCGATGCGGAACGATATGCTCGGCCGACGGCGAGGGGGTTGGCATGGCCACGGCACTGAATCGCCGCAGCGTACTGGCCGCCGGGGCGGGCGCCGTGGCCGGCCTGACGCTGCCCGGTCCGCCCGCGCGGGCCACCGGATCCGGCGGCGCCGGCGTACGGTTCGAGCTGAACGCGCGGACGCTCGACGGCGGCGAGCAGGTCACCTCGATCACCCTGCGGACCGCCGGGCTCGGGCCGATCGCGCCGGAAAGCCTCACCACCGGCACGTTCACCGTGCACGCCCGGGCGACGAGCCCGATCCCGCTCGCTCCGGGCGACCAGCCCTCCGCCGAGTACGACCTGGACCGCCCGGTCACCGCCGCCCGCCTGGACCGGCACGGCGACATCGTGCTCGACCTGAGCCACGCCGAGGGCCAGACCGGCGGGAACACCCTCGGGTATCTCGCCAGCCGCGGGCGCAACGTCCGGCTCGACCTCGCCTACACGGTCACGCAGCGCCACCCGCTGGTGCGGCGCCACGGCGGCCCGGTCACCATCTCCCGGTTCGTCCCGGGCCGGCTCGTCGATCCCGAGGTGGACGCCTTCACCCACCACGTCTCCCGATCCGGCATGAAGTACCGGTTGTACTCCCCCGGCCGCCGGACCGGCCGCCATCGGTACCCACTGATCGTCTGGCTGCACGGCGGCGGCGAGGGCGCCTCGCTGCCGGACGGCTACTACGACAACGAGACCACCCTGCGCGCCAACCGCGGGGCGCTGGGCTTCGCCACCCCGCGGGCCCAGCGGATCTTCGGCGGGGCGTACGTCGTCGCGCCGCAGAGCAGCTCGTACTGGATGGCCGACGGCGACCGCTTCGCCCCGCTGATCCGCGAGATCGTCGGTGACCTGGTCCGGCGGGAACGCGTCGACCCGGCCCGGATTCACGTCGCCGGGTGCAGCAACGGCGGCTACCTGAGCCTGAAGATGACGGCGGTCTACCCCGCCCTGTTCGCCGCCTCGGTGCCGATCTGCGGCGTCGTCGCCGGACTCCGGGCGGGTGAGCCGCCGCTGATCCCGGACGCCGAGCTGGCCCGGATCAGCACTCCCACCTGGCTGGTCGCCTCCCGCGACGACGACACCGTGCCGCCCGGGCCGAACACGGTCCACGCGCACGACGTCATCCCGCGGTCCCGGCTGACCCTCTACGACCACGTCGTGTGGGACGGCCACCGGTTCCCCGGCCACTGGTCGTGGATCTACGCGGCCCGCAACGACCCGAACATCGACGGCACGCACCTCTGGCAGTGGATGGCCCGGCAGCACCGCTGACCCGGCGACGGGCGCCCCGCGCCGGGCGGCCGGAGCCATCCCGAACCGCCGCCCGCCGAGGCGGCCGGGATCCCGGTCCGGGCCGTGTCCGGCGATCGGCTGCACCGGAGCGACCACCCGGCTCCGACCCCCCGGCCTAATATGGAGCTGTCCCGGCTGCTGCCCGGCACGGCGCGGACCATGCGGCGGATGGCGAGGGTGACCGGACGCAGCGACGACAGGATGATCCTGCGCGGCGTGAACGTGTTCCCCACCCAGATCGAGGAGCTGGTGCTGCGGGTGCCCGGGCTCGCCCCGCACTACCAGTGCGTGCTGGAGCGAACCGGGCGGCTGGACGAGATGACCGTGCGTGTCGAGGCCCGCGCCGGCGCGGACCCGGCGCTGCTGGCGGCCACCCTGGCGGCGCTGGTCAAGCAGAACGTCGGGGTGGCGGTCCGGGTGGAGGTGGCGCCGCCGGACGCCCTGGAGCGCTCGATCGGCAAGGCTCGCCGCGTCATCGACCGCCGGCCCGGGCGCTGATCAGGAGGCCACCGCCCCGGGCGCTGATCAGGAAGCCGCAGCCCCGGGCGCTGATCAGGAGGCCACCGCCGAGGACGCCTGGGCGTCGATGAAGCGGTGCAGCTTGCCCCATTCCACCTCGAGGAGCGCGCCGTACGCCCGGGCGTCGTCGATCAGGTCGCGGGCCCGGTCGTAGTCGCCGGCCAGGAAGGCGGCGCCGGCCGCGGCGTTGGCCTGCCGGCCCGCGGCCAGCAGCTGCTCGGCGGTACGACCGGGCGCCTGCGGCAGGCCGTGCTCCGCGACGTGCCGCCGCAGCCAGGCGCGCTCCTGTTCGCCGGCCCCGGCGATCTCGAAGACGTAGGACAGGCAGTCGCCCGCCACGTCGCGGTAGGCCGGCGCCCACCGCTCCAGGGTCAGCAGCAGCTCGCGACGCCGGACCCTGGTCCGTCGCTGCTGCAGGTCGTCGCTCTCGGCCACCGCGGTCACTGGGCCTCCCCCGGCCAGAAGATCAGCAAAGCGCCGCGATCATTCCCCCGGCTCGATGCGGCAAACCCGGTGATCGACACGAGCCGGTAACGATCGGTGGCGCGGCGCTCCGGGCCCGCGATCCCGTGGCGCCGGGCTGACGACCCGCGCGGCGGCCCCCCGCACGATCCGGGCCGTGCTCCCGATCCGGGTCACGTTCACCATCCGGGTCACGTTCACGATCCGGGCCGTGCTCCCGATCCAGGTCACGTTCACCATCCGGGTCACGTTCACCATCCGGGTCACGTTCACCATCCGGGCCGTGCTCCCGGCCCGGGGCCGGTGATCGATACAGTCACCGCGTGAGCAGACGGCGGCCCGGCCAGTTGGAGGCGGAGATCATGACGGTGCTGGGCGAGGCCGGCCGGCCACTGACTCCCGGCGAGGTCCGTGATCGGCTGGACCC is a genomic window of Actinoplanes teichomyceticus ATCC 31121 containing:
- a CDS encoding RNA polymerase sigma factor, producing MSSDDQFRQVYAATFEPLLGYALRRVEQPADAADVVAETFLIAWRRRAEMPPPEQIRLWLYGVARRVLANHHRGGDRRRRLGEKLRRRLTSWSPDPAVEVPERLAVRDALARLGDLDREVLTLTVWEGLRPGEIAQVLGVRPATVRARLARARARLRELVGDDPRPPGHVWDVLIAPTPEEGR
- the chvE gene encoding multiple monosaccharide ABC transporter substrate-binding protein, whose translation is MRPDLTKAVRDGSSSPAGHRTEIRGKRTRYFAVTALVLATATGCGATDETAVSQPDRGTIGIAMPTTESVRWVGDGESIVRQFQLLGYKTDLRYAEDDIDKQVDQISDMIENGDKALVIGAIDGTALKSVLARAADAEIPVISYDRLIRDTPNITYYATFDNFKVGVLQAGAIVKALKLTGTKDSYNIELFAGSADDNNATFFFNGAMSVLQPYLRSGRLRVASGETAFAKVATQRWDGAVAKKRMQRLLAGPLQGERVDAVLAPNDGLSRSILEAFEEDGYGRAGRKLPVITGQDAELESAKLIAAGKQTQTVYKDTRELAKVAVQMTNSLLLGGVPEVNDEKQYDNGVKVVPTFLLQPVNVDRSNYQRVLVQGGYYTAGQLAG
- a CDS encoding methyl-accepting chemotaxis protein — protein: MIQRFLDLSVRIKLTVLVAASLVALAVCLGVTVVNDRTAENTARDLANLNSASSLVLQLDREASELRANGIQSVVRTDPAKQADLLRERIDTTEDLLTRLDAIALPSGLDAAVNRIKDVTADYTVTLQRFVDSAAADQAGARLAWEQVGVDNYLISAVLANERALFLDTVAQANKASADRQASAERILWLAAAIASIAVIVLARMIVQSITRPLQRVRGALQAMAAGDLTVAADVRGHDEVGQMARALDEAQANTRRVVSSVAGSAQAVAAAAEELAATAGTMSQSAVQAATQAQTVSQAAAGVNDNVSSVAQGTDQMGDSIRDIAHNATEAARVAEQAVAVADATTAQVGKLGESSKEIADVIKVITSIAEQTNLLALNATIEAARAGESGKGFAVVAGEVKELAQETARATEDISRRVQAIQADTAGAVTAIGEITTVIAHINDYQATIAAAVAEQTATTERMSRNVAMAASGAGDIAANITGLATATQVSTEGIAQSQQAVTELSTMAHNLQNLVSHFRY
- a CDS encoding Hsp70 family protein, which produces MQNVAPRLAIDYGTACARAVLAWPDRRWHALSLDGTPEPSSAVHVGADGAITAGARAWRLAADDPAGFVAAPLGAGTGTIRVNGRTVEVADLVAATLRRIADEAIRIAGMLPADIRMSVPAGWDPARRAWLRRAARHAGLGRPRLVEAPVAALRATSAPLPAGSPFSGTTVADRLVLVCDVGATTEVSVLRCGPDGAEVLATATGADAGGHAVDERLVAMLLDSPAAGARFADPPTSGAGEVLRSASPETAAVLRTGKEAVSVQPAVTVPLPAPGVAVVLSATLVERAAEPVLRRVTALASDALQAAGLVAADLDAVRVVGAAAAMPAVPRALERHLGRPARVAQMPGAAVVLGVAEAEGPAAPDTEPAPEVPRLTALRTLGLIVPGLASIVLAGHFVFTTRGATASSWGELAIAGVLALVLCLAAAPWIGAALARDAGQRGGWDAAAQVSAGLLTGDAFGVTVAALYAVAAGLYLVVPFGEPLQWSLLPVLPAALLAAAVAVLIRRRLSPAVNLEFPPVATLILSVGSVLFAVTVRAGFPAGTQAWGEAACRLGGALVGAGVALLLFRITVLRGIAALVLGVFGGFIADPRTIGVFGAGVGIAVAVWWGQRLLALARS
- a CDS encoding serine hydrolase, producing MAVAAAVVLGGGGLIYLGLDGNGGAGGGSVLPGSLSIGGPAASPSPTGPSPEELAEAQRAKRAKQLDAALKRLAATSPEFSVAVRDARTGQTYAFRGDEHYDTASIVKTQILACMLLKDQDAGREPSSAEMALAKPMIRLSDNNATTALFQRLGGRTAVGRCNKRLGLTDTVVNSSWGLTRTTAADQITLLSELVDPKGPLDAGSRKTAFTLMNTVDETQDWGVPAVAAPGETCTVKNGWDTRSADGGLWAVNTIGRITSDDDEIDVSVAVLSHNNASMESGIALVEKVAELTRRYLKY
- a CDS encoding SAM-dependent methyltransferase: MTIDRLDTGVPHPARRYNYWLGGKDNFAADRESGDLLARSYPAARIAARANRAFLRRAVGFLAGEAGIRQFLDIGTGLPTADNTHEVAQRIAPESRIVYVDNDPMVMAHARALLTSTPQGRTRYLEEDLREPESILRSLEILDLSQPVALILVAVVHFLPEQARAREIVRTLVDALPSGSYLTMSMATTDFLTPELTANWDESLRTGRSDVYPRTRAEFDEFFAGLELVDPGVVAVSEWRPDPAAEERPTPVEASLFGAVARKA
- a CDS encoding PHB depolymerase family esterase → MATALNRRSVLAAGAGAVAGLTLPGPPARATGSGGAGVRFELNARTLDGGEQVTSITLRTAGLGPIAPESLTTGTFTVHARATSPIPLAPGDQPSAEYDLDRPVTAARLDRHGDIVLDLSHAEGQTGGNTLGYLASRGRNVRLDLAYTVTQRHPLVRRHGGPVTISRFVPGRLVDPEVDAFTHHVSRSGMKYRLYSPGRRTGRHRYPLIVWLHGGGEGASLPDGYYDNETTLRANRGALGFATPRAQRIFGGAYVVAPQSSSYWMADGDRFAPLIREIVGDLVRRERVDPARIHVAGCSNGGYLSLKMTAVYPALFAASVPICGVVAGLRAGEPPLIPDAELARISTPTWLVASRDDDTVPPGPNTVHAHDVIPRSRLTLYDHVVWDGHRFPGHWSWIYAARNDPNIDGTHLWQWMARQHR
- a CDS encoding phenylacetate--CoA ligase family protein, giving the protein MARVTGRSDDRMILRGVNVFPTQIEELVLRVPGLAPHYQCVLERTGRLDEMTVRVEARAGADPALLAATLAALVKQNVGVAVRVEVAPPDALERSIGKARRVIDRRPGR